From a region of the Rhinopithecus roxellana isolate Shanxi Qingling chromosome 8, ASM756505v1, whole genome shotgun sequence genome:
- the PRKAB2 gene encoding 5'-AMP-activated protein kinase subunit beta-2, whose product MGNTTSDRVSGERHGAKAARSEGAGGHAPGKEHKIMVGSTDDPSVFSLPDSKLPGDKEFVSWQQDLEDSVKPTQQARPTVIRWSEGGKEVFISGSFNNWSTKIPLIKSHNDFVAILDLPEGEHQYKFFVDGQWVHDPSEPVVTSQLGTINNLIHVKKSDFEVFDALKLDSLESSETSCRDLSSSPPGPYGQEMYVFRSEERFKSPPILPPHLLQVILNKDTNISCDPALLPEPNHVMLNHLYALSIKDSVMVLSATHRYKKKYVTTLLYKPI is encoded by the exons ATGGGAAACACCACCAGCGACCGGGTGTCCGGGGAGCGCCACGGTGCCAAGGCTGCCCGCTCCGAGGGCGCAGGCGGTCATGCCCCGGGGAAGGAGCACAAGATCATGGTGGGCAGTACGGACGACCCCAGCGTGTTCAGCCTCCCCGACTCCAAG CTCCCTGGGGACAAAGAGTTTGTATCATGGCAGCAGGATTTGGAGGACTCCGTAAAGCCCACACAGCAGGCCCGGCCCACTGTTATCCGCTGGTCTGAAGGAGGCAAGGAGGTCTTCATCTCTGGGTCCTTCAACAATTGGAGCACCAAGATTCCACTGATTAAGAG ccATAATGACTTTGTTGCCATCCTGGACCTCCCTGAGGGAGAACATCAGTACAAGTTCTTTGTGGATGGACAGTGGGTTCATGATCCATCAGAG CCTGTGGTTACCAGTCAGCTCGGCACAATTAACAATTTGATCCATGTCAAGAAATCTGATTTTGAGGTGTTTGATGCTTTAAAGCTAGATTCTTTGGAAAGTTCTGAGACATCTTGTAGAG ACCTTTCCAGCTCACCCCCAGGGCCTTATGGTCAAGAAATGTATGTGTTTCGATCTGAGGAAAGATTCAAATCCCCACCCATCCTTCCTCCTCATCTACTTCAAGTTATTCTTAACAAAGACACTAATATTTCT tGTGACCCAGCCTTACTCCCTGAGCCCAACCATGTTATGCTGAACCATCTCTATGCATTGTCCATTAAG GACAGTGTGATGGTCCTTAGTGCAACCCATCGCTACAAGAAGAAGTATGTTACTACTCTGCTATACAAGCCCATCTGA